In the Ilumatobacteraceae bacterium genome, one interval contains:
- a CDS encoding sulfotransferase domain-containing protein: MDNTTTEPSGRITTWEVGLENWSPNRHRRAALPEPADGANPDAYGVGVTTPTRYLDDGDSARWLDFELRDDDIIISTRSKSGTTWVQMICALLIFDSPDLPRPLPELSPWLDWLVLPKDELFEDLGAQTHRRFIKTHTPLDGLPHDDRVTYIVVARHPLDAIASLYHQILNINRERLAELIGKPDLAQPRPLPPLDEWLAEWIESEETAQEDLDSFGGMFHHLTDAWSRRGEPNVVLVHYADLLHDLSDEMKRIAGLLEIDVTDERVDELAEAATFGSMQANGDMLVPDPAAVLTDKSRFFRSGRSGAGSDILDPDTLAAYLARASRSAPPDLLTWLHRG, from the coding sequence GTGGACAACACGACGACCGAGCCGTCCGGGCGGATCACCACCTGGGAGGTCGGGCTCGAGAACTGGTCGCCCAACCGGCACCGGCGAGCCGCGCTCCCGGAACCCGCGGACGGTGCGAACCCCGACGCCTATGGTGTCGGTGTGACGACGCCGACTCGGTACCTGGACGATGGCGACAGCGCTCGCTGGCTCGACTTCGAACTCCGGGATGACGACATCATCATCAGCACCCGTTCCAAGTCCGGTACCACCTGGGTTCAGATGATCTGTGCGCTGCTGATCTTCGACTCGCCGGATCTCCCGCGGCCGCTTCCGGAGCTGTCCCCGTGGCTCGACTGGCTCGTCCTCCCGAAAGACGAGCTCTTCGAGGACCTCGGGGCGCAGACGCACCGCCGGTTCATCAAGACGCACACACCGCTCGACGGGCTGCCGCACGACGATCGAGTCACGTACATCGTCGTCGCCCGGCACCCGCTCGACGCCATCGCGTCGCTGTATCACCAGATCCTCAACATCAATCGCGAGCGCCTCGCCGAGCTCATCGGAAAACCGGACCTCGCCCAACCCAGACCTCTGCCGCCGCTCGATGAATGGCTCGCCGAATGGATCGAATCGGAAGAAACCGCACAGGAGGACCTCGACTCGTTCGGCGGGATGTTCCACCACCTCACCGATGCGTGGAGTCGACGAGGCGAACCCAACGTCGTGCTCGTGCACTACGCCGACCTGCTGCACGACCTCAGCGATGAGATGAAGCGGATCGCCGGCCTGCTCGAGATCGATGTCACCGACGAGCGAGTCGACGAACTCGCAGAAGCAGCGACGTTCGGGTCGATGCAAGCGAACGGCGACATGCTCGTGCCCGACCCTGCAGCCGTGCTCACGGACAAGAGCCGCTTCTTCCGTTCCGGCCGATCCGGGGCCGGCAGCGACATCCTCGATCCCGACACGCTCGCCGCATACCTCGCCCGGGCATCGCGCTCGGCGCCACCCGACCTCCTCACCTGGCTCCACCGCGGCTGA